A portion of the Ferrimonas lipolytica genome contains these proteins:
- a CDS encoding DUF368 domain-containing protein, which yields MQIDFRTFLKGVAMGAADVVPGVSGGTIAFISGIYDRLLESIRRINPSLIGRLKQEGVVAAWQHINGTFLLTLLTGIVTSIASLARVISYLLENHPIPVWSFFFGLIVISIVHIGKQVGGAKPANIIAATVGFGFAYLITAANPLALDPTPVNIVLAGMVAICAMILPGISGSFILLLLGLYVPIIGAIKAAEFSIIAMFLAGAVMGLLTFSHVLSFLLTRFRTVTLSFLCGLMIGTLNKVWPWKQTLTTRINSKGVEVPLTEQSLTPWQFIEVTGSDPQIIIAIMCALAGFGLVWGLERFASQD from the coding sequence ATGCAAATCGATTTTCGTACATTTTTGAAGGGCGTTGCTATGGGAGCCGCCGATGTGGTTCCCGGCGTCTCTGGCGGCACTATTGCCTTTATTTCTGGTATTTATGATCGCTTACTCGAGTCGATTCGACGGATAAACCCAAGCTTGATTGGCCGCTTAAAACAAGAGGGCGTAGTCGCAGCATGGCAACATATTAACGGCACCTTTTTGTTGACGCTATTGACTGGTATCGTCACCAGTATTGCTAGTCTTGCTCGCGTCATTAGCTATCTATTAGAAAACCACCCAATCCCAGTTTGGAGCTTTTTCTTTGGCTTGATTGTGATCTCGATTGTTCACATTGGTAAACAGGTTGGTGGAGCTAAACCTGCCAATATTATTGCTGCGACAGTGGGCTTTGGTTTTGCCTACTTAATTACCGCAGCCAACCCATTAGCGTTGGATCCCACGCCAGTAAACATTGTATTAGCCGGTATGGTGGCGATTTGCGCAATGATCTTACCGGGCATAAGCGGTAGTTTTATTTTGCTACTACTCGGTTTGTATGTGCCAATTATCGGGGCTATTAAGGCTGCTGAATTTTCCATTATTGCCATGTTTTTGGCTGGCGCGGTAATGGGGCTGCTTACCTTTAGTCACGTACTGTCATTTTTGTTGACACGCTTTCGGACAGTGACGCTTTCGTTTCTGTGTGGCCTGATGATAGGTACCCTTAATAAGGTTTGGCCATGGAAACAAACGCTGACTACTCGTATTAACTCTAAGGGCGTCGAGGTACCGCTGACGGAGCAGTCGTTAACACCATGGCAGTTTATAGAGGTTACCGGCAGCGACCCGCAGATTATTATTGCTATTATGTGTGCGTTGGCTGGTTTTGGCTTAGTCTGGGGATTAGAGCGTTTTGCTAGTCAAGATTAA
- a CDS encoding DUF938 domain-containing protein: MLAPFSQACENNKAPIFERLQQHFAASQRVLEIGSGTGQHSVYFAPRLPHLQWHCSDRNDNHEGINAWHRQLPAANLHQPVSLDVNDQLWPLTGFDAAFSANTIHIMSWPEVELMFQGVSRNMASSGRFCYYGPFNYGGQFTSASNQAFDQHLRRTATHMGIRDIEAVIDLAQQNGFQLCNDDAMPANNRLLLFQR; the protein is encoded by the coding sequence ATGTTAGCGCCATTTTCACAAGCGTGCGAAAACAATAAAGCACCTATTTTTGAACGATTACAACAGCACTTTGCGGCGTCGCAGCGAGTGTTAGAGATCGGTTCTGGTACCGGCCAACACAGCGTCTATTTCGCCCCACGACTGCCGCATTTACAGTGGCATTGTAGCGACCGCAACGACAATCATGAGGGTATTAATGCTTGGCATAGGCAGCTCCCGGCAGCTAACCTGCACCAACCAGTGTCGCTCGATGTTAATGATCAACTGTGGCCACTAACAGGGTTTGATGCAGCCTTTAGCGCCAACACCATCCACATAATGTCATGGCCTGAAGTAGAGTTGATGTTTCAAGGGGTGAGCCGAAATATGGCCTCATCAGGTCGCTTCTGTTATTACGGTCCATTTAACTATGGTGGTCAGTTTACTTCTGCTTCGAACCAAGCCTTTGATCAACACCTGCGCCGCACCGCCACGCATATGGGAATCCGCGATATTGAAGCGGTTATCGATCTGGCACAGCAAAACGGCTTTCAGCTATGTAATGACGATGCCATGCCCGCCAACAATCGATTGTTGTTGTTTCAACGCTAA
- a CDS encoding GFA family protein yields the protein MMDRTPNCLCICGATQFQVFSAPLLRVYCHCTICQRFNNAPFADVTIFRTEDVRMPAPNSVQFKRYKSPPAVQRGSCSHCGSPAIELVDLPLLPKLVVVPTANIKQEQYIPRPSLHIFYDKRVAEIDDSLDKYHGFARSQLALSSKLIKALLNQPHI from the coding sequence GGACACCTAATTGTTTATGTATTTGTGGAGCAACCCAATTTCAGGTGTTTTCAGCGCCACTATTGCGGGTCTACTGCCATTGCACCATTTGCCAACGATTTAATAATGCCCCCTTCGCCGACGTCACCATATTCCGCACCGAAGATGTCCGTATGCCTGCACCGAACAGCGTCCAGTTCAAGCGTTACAAGTCTCCCCCAGCAGTTCAACGGGGAAGCTGTAGTCACTGCGGCTCACCTGCTATTGAGCTAGTCGATCTACCACTGCTACCGAAACTGGTGGTGGTGCCAACTGCCAACATCAAACAAGAGCAATATATTCCGCGGCCATCGTTGCATATCTTCTACGATAAACGAGTCGCAGAAATCGATGATTCTCTCGATAAGTATCATGGCTTTGCGCGTAGTCAGTTAGCTTTATCCAGTAAGCTGATAAAAGCGCTTCTTAATCAACCACATATATAG
- a CDS encoding M15 family metallopeptidase: MLNAEQLVGIDQSHLIEIGQQRLERRCAKAFIALQHGAADAGFDIKICSGWRSFERQLAIFNGKAQGKRPLNNRQGELCSAEQMSDADLLDAILAWSALPGGSRHHWGTDVDIYDAKQITLADLALEPWEYQQGGPNHALSQWLDANMAAYGFFRPYQQELGGVAPELWHLSYAPVAANALEQLSLSLLEKTLTDSDISLKATILAQLPGLIERYCYRISSP; the protein is encoded by the coding sequence GTGCTGAATGCAGAGCAACTTGTCGGTATCGACCAATCGCACCTAATCGAGATCGGTCAGCAACGGCTCGAGCGGCGTTGTGCTAAGGCATTTATTGCCTTACAACATGGGGCAGCAGATGCTGGTTTTGATATTAAAATCTGCTCTGGCTGGCGCTCCTTTGAACGCCAGCTGGCAATCTTTAACGGCAAGGCGCAGGGCAAGCGACCACTCAATAACCGCCAAGGGGAACTCTGTAGCGCCGAGCAGATGAGTGATGCGGATCTATTAGACGCCATCTTAGCCTGGTCAGCACTGCCCGGGGGTTCACGTCATCATTGGGGGACTGATGTTGATATCTATGACGCCAAACAGATCACATTGGCTGATTTAGCGTTGGAACCATGGGAATACCAACAAGGTGGCCCAAACCATGCCCTGAGCCAGTGGCTTGATGCCAATATGGCTGCTTACGGTTTTTTTCGTCCCTACCAACAGGAGTTGGGAGGGGTTGCGCCAGAATTATGGCATTTAAGCTACGCACCGGTCGCTGCTAACGCGCTCGAGCAGCTCAGTCTATCGCTGTTAGAAAAAACCCTAACCGATAGCGATATCTCGTTAAAAGCAACAATATTAGCGCAGCTACCGGGTTTGATTGAACGTTACTGCTACCGAATAAGTAGTCCGTAA
- a CDS encoding DUF3465 domain-containing protein, which translates to MSVQRIIFAIVAVALALSQVELDLPPLDAGKTTASVTGSSLIEQAFTNQQSDVQVEGSGTVTKLLADDLKGSRHQRFIITLASNRTLLIAHNIDLAPRIDALAVGDTVYFYGEYEWNQRGGVLHWTHHDPRGHHVDGWLRHHNRVYQ; encoded by the coding sequence GTGTCGGTCCAACGCATTATTTTTGCCATAGTTGCTGTGGCACTGGCGCTCAGCCAAGTCGAACTTGATCTACCACCATTAGATGCTGGCAAAACAACAGCATCAGTTACTGGTTCCTCGTTAATAGAGCAGGCTTTTACCAACCAACAGAGCGACGTGCAGGTTGAGGGCAGTGGCACCGTAACCAAGCTATTAGCTGATGATCTTAAGGGCAGTCGCCATCAACGCTTTATCATTACCTTAGCTTCGAACCGCACTCTACTCATTGCCCATAACATCGATTTAGCGCCAAGAATCGACGCACTTGCAGTCGGCGATACTGTCTACTTTTATGGTGAATATGAATGGAACCAACGGGGTGGCGTATTGCACTGGACCCATCATGACCCACGAGGTCATCACGTGGATGGATGGTTAAGGCACCACAACCGAGTTTATCAGTAG
- a CDS encoding 23S rRNA (adenine(2030)-N(6))-methyltransferase RlmJ, with amino-acid sequence MLSYRHSFHAGNHADVLKHTVQALIIDALKGKDKPFVYHDSHSGAGRYDLQSEHAEKTGEFVDGIGRLWGQDCPQTLHPYLKAVKELNPNGDLRYYPGSPKLAGLMLRAHDRLMMTELHPTDFPRLKQEFGGDRRAQILKADGYQQIKASMPPKERRGMVLIDPPYELKTEYDDLVKGVVEGHKRWATGTFAIWYPVVYRENVDFIERRLKASGIRSILKIEMNVMGDANTHGMTGSGMIVINPPWKLEQQMNDLLPWLTEKLTQGIGARFSVDWIVPE; translated from the coding sequence ATGCTGAGCTATCGCCACAGTTTTCACGCTGGCAACCATGCTGACGTCTTAAAACACACCGTTCAAGCGCTGATCATCGATGCCCTTAAAGGCAAAGATAAGCCGTTTGTTTATCACGACAGTCACTCTGGTGCCGGGCGTTATGATCTGCAGTCTGAACACGCCGAGAAAACCGGTGAGTTTGTGGATGGCATTGGACGCTTATGGGGCCAGGACTGCCCACAAACACTGCACCCGTACCTGAAAGCGGTAAAAGAACTAAACCCAAATGGTGATTTACGCTATTACCCAGGCAGCCCAAAGCTTGCCGGTTTAATGCTGCGAGCGCACGATCGCCTGATGATGACCGAGTTGCACCCAACTGATTTTCCCCGCCTTAAGCAGGAGTTCGGGGGTGATCGTCGTGCCCAGATATTGAAAGCCGATGGTTATCAACAGATTAAGGCCAGCATGCCGCCTAAAGAGCGTCGTGGTATGGTGTTAATTGATCCTCCGTACGAGCTAAAAACTGAATATGATGATTTGGTTAAGGGCGTTGTTGAAGGCCATAAACGTTGGGCTACTGGCACCTTCGCTATTTGGTATCCGGTGGTTTACCGTGAGAACGTTGATTTTATTGAACGTCGCTTAAAGGCTTCAGGGATCCGTAGCATTCTCAAGATTGAAATGAATGTGATGGGCGATGCCAACACTCACGGCATGACAGGTTCGGGCATGATTGTTATTAACCCGCCGTGGAAGTTAGAGCAGCAGATGAATGATTTACTACCATGGTTAACCGAGAAGCTAACTCAAGGCATTGGTGCTCGCTTCAGCGTTGATTGGATCGTACCTGAGTAA
- a CDS encoding ArsC family reductase yields the protein MSGNNLVLFGIKNCDTVKKARKHLEQQSRPYQFHDFREQGLDLETVERWLTQVEFKVLLNTRSTSWRQLDDSDKQDVDQAKAIELMLANPTLVKRPVIELGTAVTVGFKPADFEQWVAQHD from the coding sequence ATGTCTGGCAACAACTTGGTTCTCTTTGGCATTAAGAACTGCGATACCGTCAAAAAAGCTCGCAAGCACTTAGAGCAGCAATCTCGCCCTTACCAGTTTCATGATTTCCGCGAACAAGGACTCGATCTCGAGACAGTTGAACGCTGGCTAACTCAAGTTGAATTTAAAGTGCTGCTCAACACTCGCTCAACCAGCTGGCGCCAATTGGATGACAGCGACAAACAAGACGTTGACCAAGCGAAAGCAATTGAGCTAATGCTCGCTAACCCAACGCTAGTAAAGCGTCCAGTGATTGAGTTGGGCACTGCCGTAACGGTAGGCTTCAAGCCAGCAGACTTTGAACAATGGGTGGCACAGCATGATTGA
- the cysK gene encoding cysteine synthase A produces MAKIFQDNSQTIGNTPLVRLNRVTNGTNVLAKVEARNPSFSVKCRLGANMIWEAEKNGTLSAGKEIIEPTSGNTGIALAFVAASRGYKLTLTMPNTMSLERRKLLKALGANLVLTEGAKGMKGAVAKAEEIRDSNPETFVLLQQFENPANPAIHEKTTGPEIWDDTDGEVDVFVAGVGTGGTITGTSRYLKNTKGKAVYTVAVEPTDSPVIGQALRGEELTPGPHKIQGIGAGFIPGNLDLSTVDEAVTVDNDDAIEMARRLMEEEGILAGISSGAAVVAVNKLIEAKPELKDKTIVVILPSAAERYLSSALFAGVFTDSENVQ; encoded by the coding sequence ATGGCCAAGATTTTTCAAGATAACTCGCAAACCATCGGCAACACACCTTTAGTTCGCCTCAACCGAGTCACCAACGGCACCAACGTTCTCGCGAAAGTGGAAGCTCGTAACCCCTCTTTCAGTGTAAAATGTCGTTTGGGTGCCAACATGATTTGGGAAGCTGAGAAAAACGGCACGCTCTCAGCTGGAAAAGAGATCATTGAACCGACCTCCGGTAACACCGGTATCGCCTTGGCTTTTGTTGCTGCGTCCCGTGGCTACAAACTCACCCTAACCATGCCCAATACCATGAGCTTGGAACGCCGTAAGCTACTCAAAGCACTTGGTGCCAATCTGGTATTAACCGAAGGGGCTAAAGGCATGAAGGGCGCAGTAGCTAAAGCGGAAGAGATCCGTGACAGCAATCCAGAAACCTTTGTACTGCTGCAACAATTCGAAAACCCAGCCAACCCAGCTATCCACGAAAAAACCACTGGCCCAGAGATCTGGGACGATACCGACGGTGAGGTAGATGTGTTTGTTGCCGGTGTTGGCACTGGCGGTACCATCACCGGTACCTCTCGCTACCTTAAAAACACTAAAGGCAAAGCGGTTTATACCGTTGCGGTTGAGCCAACCGATTCTCCTGTAATCGGCCAAGCACTGCGGGGTGAAGAGCTCACTCCTGGGCCACACAAAATTCAAGGCATCGGCGCTGGATTTATTCCAGGCAACCTCGATCTAAGCACCGTTGACGAAGCGGTAACCGTTGATAACGACGACGCTATCGAAATGGCTCGTCGCTTAATGGAAGAGGAAGGAATCTTAGCTGGTATCAGCTCTGGCGCTGCTGTGGTTGCTGTTAATAAGCTAATCGAAGCCAAACCAGAGTTAAAAGACAAGACGATTGTAGTCATTTTACCGTCTGCAGCAGAACGTTATCTCTCTTCTGCGCTGTTCGCTGGTGTCTTTACTGATTCAGAAAACGTTCAATAA
- the crr gene encoding PTS glucose transporter subunit IIA, whose protein sequence is MGFLSRLRRIIDNREAPIEGVELVAPVSGKLVPIENVPDVVFSEKIVGDGVAIDPSGNQVVAPIDGTIGRIFDANHAFAMESPLGLEIFVHFGIDTVELRGTGFKRLAEEGQKVVAGEPILEFDLEYLKEHAKSVLTPVVIANMEDVKQLNKLEGTVEAGVTPILTIEL, encoded by the coding sequence ATGGGTTTTCTTAGTCGTTTACGACGCATCATCGATAACCGCGAAGCACCCATTGAAGGGGTGGAGTTAGTCGCACCGGTTTCAGGGAAATTGGTGCCTATCGAAAACGTCCCAGATGTGGTCTTTTCTGAAAAGATTGTTGGCGATGGCGTTGCTATCGATCCAAGCGGCAATCAAGTTGTAGCACCGATTGATGGCACTATCGGCCGTATTTTTGATGCCAACCATGCCTTTGCAATGGAGTCCCCCCTTGGCTTAGAGATTTTTGTCCATTTTGGTATCGACACTGTCGAACTGCGCGGTACTGGTTTTAAGCGTTTAGCTGAAGAGGGGCAAAAGGTCGTAGCAGGGGAACCAATTCTCGAGTTTGATCTTGAGTACCTCAAAGAGCACGCTAAAAGCGTATTAACTCCAGTTGTAATCGCCAACATGGAAGACGTAAAACAGCTAAACAAGCTTGAAGGCACAGTAGAAGCTGGCGTAACTCCTATTCTCACTATCGAACTTTAA
- a CDS encoding SGNH/GDSL hydrolase family protein, which produces MPDTATILLAPILILQGKWLRWRLPKLPEAAGDRQGRIGIGNKQPLSLMIVGDSAAAGVGVAQQQQALSGQLANHLSQQFDLTWQLRAQSGLKTAETEQILTGELTEEFDVLVISLGVNDAKSTDSAKRWLQQLNTVVEQLRNETKPRLILIAELPPMGRFPKFPQPLRAWLGWRANTFNRHLRQWVQQQPNTELTSVPELGADLAIDGLHPGANTYRLWGQAVAERITQRLG; this is translated from the coding sequence GTGCCAGATACCGCAACTATATTGCTCGCACCAATTTTAATACTGCAAGGAAAGTGGCTGCGTTGGCGTCTACCTAAACTGCCTGAAGCAGCTGGAGACCGGCAAGGGCGGATAGGTATCGGTAATAAACAGCCACTATCGTTGATGATTGTAGGCGATAGCGCCGCCGCGGGAGTGGGGGTAGCGCAACAACAGCAGGCGTTGTCTGGCCAGTTGGCAAATCATTTGTCACAACAGTTTGATCTAACTTGGCAATTACGTGCCCAAAGTGGCCTCAAAACCGCTGAAACCGAGCAAATTTTAACGGGTGAGTTAACCGAAGAGTTTGACGTCCTAGTGATATCATTAGGAGTAAACGACGCCAAAAGCACCGACTCTGCTAAGCGCTGGCTGCAGCAACTTAACACAGTGGTAGAACAGCTTCGTAATGAGACCAAACCAAGGCTGATCTTGATTGCGGAGCTACCACCGATGGGGCGTTTTCCTAAATTTCCACAACCGTTACGCGCATGGCTAGGATGGCGAGCCAACACCTTTAACCGGCATCTACGCCAATGGGTGCAACAGCAGCCCAATACCGAGCTAACCTCGGTACCGGAATTAGGCGCTGATCTCGCCATTGACGGTTTGCATCCCGGCGCCAACACCTACCGCTTGTGGGGCCAAGCTGTTGCGGAAAGAATTACCCAACGGCTAGGCTAA
- a CDS encoding HPr family phosphocarrier protein, which produces MYQRQITITAPHGIHTRPAALLVRKAQQFKSEIVVACQGEQANAKSLFRLQMLNLSHGAEVNLSADGEDEQQAVEELVQLLETLT; this is translated from the coding sequence ATGTACCAACGCCAAATCACAATTACCGCTCCACACGGGATCCACACTCGCCCCGCCGCTCTTCTCGTCCGCAAAGCCCAACAGTTTAAATCTGAGATAGTGGTTGCCTGCCAAGGTGAACAAGCCAACGCCAAAAGCCTGTTTCGATTGCAGATGCTCAACCTTAGCCACGGGGCTGAAGTAAACCTAAGCGCCGATGGTGAAGATGAGCAACAAGCAGTTGAAGAGCTGGTACAACTGCTTGAAACCCTTACTTGA
- a CDS encoding aspartoacylase, which yields MTSALQVLIVGGTHGNEFSGIQLLQRWQQQPLRFDNLMVQTLFANPKANQANRRFLDDDLNREFTPERLCDFNLVNYEALRAKSINQQFGPKGASQTDLVIDLHNTTANMGPTLILLQDCPWERQLAAYVKAQMPEAVILMELEKSYQQWGYLCTIGKRGVMVEVGPQPQSVLRHDILDQMDQMTQLILEFASLHCRQELPQLSHEVEVFTSVENITLPLNDEGKPLAMVHRRVEGSDFTELAPGEPIFQYFDGSVGYFEGERTLYPTFVNEAAYYNTFAAFSLADKLKLEVPAV from the coding sequence ATGACGTCGGCTTTGCAAGTACTTATTGTTGGTGGTACTCACGGTAACGAGTTCTCTGGTATTCAACTGTTGCAGCGCTGGCAGCAGCAACCATTGCGGTTTGATAATCTAATGGTGCAAACCCTGTTTGCTAATCCTAAGGCCAATCAAGCGAATCGGCGTTTCCTTGATGATGACCTCAATCGAGAGTTCACGCCAGAGCGCCTATGTGACTTTAATCTAGTCAATTATGAAGCCTTGCGTGCTAAATCGATCAACCAACAGTTTGGCCCTAAAGGGGCGAGCCAGACCGATTTGGTTATCGATCTGCACAACACTACCGCCAATATGGGGCCAACGTTGATTTTGCTGCAGGATTGCCCATGGGAACGTCAACTGGCTGCATACGTTAAGGCGCAGATGCCTGAGGCGGTCATCTTGATGGAGCTTGAGAAGTCGTATCAGCAATGGGGCTACCTGTGCACCATTGGAAAGCGAGGGGTTATGGTAGAGGTTGGGCCCCAGCCACAGTCGGTATTACGCCACGATATTTTAGATCAGATGGATCAGATGACTCAGCTGATTTTGGAGTTTGCCTCACTGCATTGTCGCCAAGAGTTGCCGCAATTGAGTCATGAGGTTGAGGTGTTTACCAGCGTCGAAAACATTACTTTACCGTTGAACGACGAGGGCAAACCATTGGCGATGGTGCACCGTCGGGTGGAAGGCAGTGATTTCACAGAGCTCGCCCCTGGTGAACCTATTTTCCAATACTTTGATGGCAGCGTTGGCTACTTTGAAGGTGAGCGAACGCTGTACCCAACCTTTGTCAATGAAGCGGCCTATTACAACACCTTTGCTGCCTTTTCGTTAGCGGACAAACTTAAGCTTGAAGTGCCAGCAGTTTGA
- a CDS encoding GNAT family N-acetyltransferase, with translation MLRAEFVDSIDAISSSQWCQLFPNSNPFTNHKYLLALEQSGSVGGKSGWLAQHWLLWRNDSLIAAAPNYIKLHSYGEYLFDWAWAEAYQRHGLDYYPKLLCAIPYTPSTGARIGLAKGEALEPVVRAFSDSMQQRAQQLGASNAQLLFGSDRLQQALSQQGWLARREIQFHWHNNQYQHFEQFLARLTARKRKNIVKERQRVHASGMSIKVVSGHQIDNAMWQRFYHCYHTTYLKRANRPGYLSLQFFQQLGTTMPDNIVMIAAFDNQQKLLAAALCLRDDTTLYGRYWGALVDIPGLHFELCYYQGIEYCIKHGLRRFDPGAQGEHKIARGFEPTWVYGAALLFDSPFADAIDNYCRQELQLLQQRMNQLNASLPFKQSR, from the coding sequence ATGTTACGTGCCGAATTTGTCGATTCGATTGACGCGATTAGCTCATCTCAATGGTGCCAGTTGTTCCCTAACTCCAATCCATTTACCAACCATAAGTATCTATTGGCGTTAGAGCAAAGTGGTAGCGTTGGCGGCAAGTCTGGATGGCTAGCTCAACACTGGTTGCTGTGGCGTAACGATAGCTTAATCGCAGCGGCTCCGAATTACATCAAACTGCACTCTTATGGCGAATATCTATTTGATTGGGCATGGGCTGAGGCTTATCAACGACATGGGCTTGATTACTATCCTAAACTGCTCTGTGCTATTCCCTACACCCCGTCAACAGGTGCTCGAATCGGCTTGGCTAAGGGTGAAGCGCTGGAGCCTGTAGTTCGTGCATTTAGTGACAGTATGCAACAACGAGCACAGCAATTAGGGGCGAGCAATGCCCAACTACTTTTTGGCTCAGACAGGTTGCAGCAAGCACTAAGCCAACAAGGGTGGCTGGCGCGACGAGAGATCCAGTTTCATTGGCACAACAACCAGTACCAACACTTTGAGCAATTTCTCGCTCGCCTAACCGCACGTAAACGAAAGAATATCGTCAAAGAGCGCCAACGTGTTCATGCCAGTGGGATGTCAATAAAGGTGGTTAGCGGGCACCAAATCGACAACGCCATGTGGCAGCGATTTTACCATTGCTATCACACCACTTACTTAAAGCGCGCCAATCGTCCCGGTTATCTGTCTTTACAATTCTTTCAGCAGTTGGGGACAACCATGCCAGACAATATTGTCATGATTGCGGCTTTTGACAACCAACAGAAGCTATTGGCCGCCGCACTTTGTTTGCGCGACGACACCACCCTCTATGGCCGTTACTGGGGGGCCTTAGTCGATATTCCAGGGCTGCACTTTGAGCTGTGTTATTACCAAGGGATTGAGTACTGTATCAAGCATGGATTACGCCGATTTGATCCCGGTGCTCAAGGCGAACATAAGATCGCCCGCGGATTTGAACCGACCTGGGTTTATGGTGCCGCACTATTGTTTGACTCCCCATTTGCTGACGCTATCGACAATTACTGCCGCCAAGAACTGCAATTACTGCAACAGCGAATGAATCAACTTAACGCAAGTTTGCCATTCAAGCAGAGCCGTTAG
- the dapE gene encoding succinyl-diaminopimelate desuccinylase, protein MIDSEVLALAKNLIGRESVTPNDAGCQQLMADYLRNCGFDIESMVFHDTTNMWARRNKQGPLFCFAGHTDVVPSGKLEHWHTPPFEPTVIDGMLYGRGAADMKGSLAAMLVATKRFVAKHPEHKGSIAFLITSDEEGPFINGTVKVVETLEARNEKIDWCLVGEPSSTDKVGDIIKNGRRGSLTGSLTVHGIQGHVAYPHLAKNPIHLAAPALAELAHTRWDEGNQYFPPTSFQVANIAAGTGAPNVVPGELEVQFNFRFCTESHAHVLKVRTQEILDRHNLEYDLNWILNGEPFLTGEGKLLTATQDAILAVTGYPTDPQTSGGTSDGRFIAPTGAQVVELGPCNATIHKVNECVAVDDLDTLADIYEQLLENLLC, encoded by the coding sequence ATGATTGATTCTGAAGTACTGGCGCTAGCAAAGAACCTGATAGGGCGTGAATCAGTCACTCCCAATGATGCCGGTTGCCAGCAGTTAATGGCAGATTATCTGCGCAACTGTGGGTTTGATATTGAGTCGATGGTGTTTCACGACACCACCAACATGTGGGCCCGCCGCAATAAACAAGGGCCACTTTTTTGTTTTGCCGGCCACACTGACGTGGTTCCTAGCGGAAAGTTAGAACACTGGCATACCCCTCCTTTTGAGCCTACGGTTATCGACGGCATGCTCTACGGTCGTGGTGCTGCCGATATGAAAGGGTCTTTAGCTGCTATGCTGGTCGCCACTAAGCGCTTTGTGGCAAAGCACCCTGAGCATAAAGGGTCAATCGCCTTTTTGATCACCTCCGATGAAGAGGGGCCGTTTATTAACGGCACCGTCAAGGTCGTCGAAACCCTTGAAGCTCGCAATGAAAAGATCGATTGGTGCTTAGTTGGCGAGCCTTCGAGCACCGACAAGGTTGGTGACATTATAAAGAACGGCCGCCGCGGTAGCCTTACCGGTAGCCTGACGGTGCATGGCATTCAAGGTCATGTTGCTTACCCTCATCTGGCCAAAAATCCAATTCACCTTGCTGCCCCTGCACTAGCAGAACTAGCACATACCCGTTGGGACGAAGGCAATCAGTACTTCCCACCAACTAGCTTTCAGGTAGCTAATATCGCCGCAGGTACTGGCGCACCTAACGTTGTTCCAGGTGAACTGGAGGTACAATTTAACTTTCGTTTTTGCACCGAAAGTCACGCCCATGTTCTCAAGGTTCGCACTCAAGAGATCCTAGACCGTCACAACCTCGAATACGATCTAAACTGGATTCTGAATGGTGAACCCTTCCTTACCGGTGAGGGCAAGCTACTAACGGCTACTCAGGATGCCATATTAGCCGTAACCGGCTACCCTACTGATCCCCAAACCAGCGGCGGCACCAGCGACGGACGATTTATCGCCCCAACCGGTGCGCAGGTAGTCGAGCTTGGCCCTTGTAATGCCACTATCCACAAGGTCAATGAGTGCGTTGCCGTTGACGATTTAGACACATTGGCTGACATCTACGAGCAGCTCTTGGAAAATCTGCTGTGCTGA